In a single window of the Nodularia spumigena CCY9414 genome:
- a CDS encoding O-antigen ligase family protein has protein sequence MKLAFNHPNPLLQTPWNVTQIGLLIFPLSPLVGGVSILLAALRTCQLEYRSVIHSRLNWGFALLSVLLIISCSVADDKTQAFLGLFNLLPFFLVFAGLSTLIQTVAQLRQIAVIFVIGSVPLMIMGFGQMFGGWSFQLQVLWILLDLGLAPGGNPPGRMAAIFMHANLFAAYLAIAFTLGLGLLLEQWRSRSKITTIFLTLSVITSFVALILTDSRNGWAIAIVACLAYALYQGWHLIIAGVVSVITSVLLAAFAPSPMAETFRRFVPTFFWARLNDQMYPDRPVALMRTTQWEFAWSLTQQHPWTGWGLRSFSDLYKAQMQIDLGHPHNLFLMLSAETGLPSALLFFGCLAWIWFAGVELLQKPNYLDKKDKLIVFSYIVVILQWLIFNTVDVALFDFRLNTISWLFFSALWGVVYSSSRLNRYGEEFIDHR, from the coding sequence TTGAAGTTAGCTTTTAATCATCCCAACCCTCTTTTACAAACCCCTTGGAATGTTACCCAAATTGGACTCCTGATTTTTCCCTTGAGTCCGTTGGTGGGGGGTGTGAGTATCCTTTTGGCAGCATTAAGAACTTGCCAATTAGAATACCGCAGTGTTATCCACAGTCGCCTGAATTGGGGATTTGCTCTGTTAAGTGTATTACTAATTATTAGTTGTAGCGTTGCTGATGATAAAACACAGGCTTTTCTGGGCTTGTTTAATTTATTACCATTTTTTCTAGTTTTTGCTGGACTCAGCACTCTAATTCAGACAGTAGCCCAATTGCGGCAAATAGCGGTAATTTTCGTCATTGGTTCTGTACCACTGATGATTATGGGCTTTGGGCAGATGTTTGGGGGTTGGAGTTTCCAGTTACAGGTTTTGTGGATTTTATTAGATTTAGGACTCGCACCTGGAGGAAATCCACCAGGACGGATGGCTGCTATTTTTATGCACGCCAACCTGTTTGCGGCTTATTTGGCGATCGCCTTCACCTTGGGATTAGGATTATTGTTAGAACAATGGCGATCAAGATCCAAAATTACCACAATTTTTTTAACGCTGTCGGTAATTACTAGCTTTGTTGCTTTAATTTTAACTGACTCACGTAATGGATGGGCGATCGCGATCGTTGCCTGTTTAGCTTATGCACTTTACCAAGGTTGGCATCTGATTATAGCTGGTGTTGTCAGTGTAATTACTAGCGTCCTGTTAGCAGCTTTCGCGCCATCACCAATGGCTGAAACCTTTCGGCGATTTGTGCCGACTTTCTTTTGGGCGCGGTTAAATGATCAAATGTATCCAGATAGACCAGTGGCTTTAATGCGAACCACTCAATGGGAGTTTGCTTGGTCTTTAACACAGCAGCACCCCTGGACAGGTTGGGGTTTACGCAGTTTTAGCGACCTCTACAAAGCACAGATGCAAATTGATTTAGGTCATCCCCACAACTTATTTTTGATGCTATCTGCTGAAACTGGTTTACCAAGCGCACTTTTATTTTTTGGCTGTCTGGCTTGGATATGGTTTGCAGGTGTGGAATTGTTGCAGAAACCCAACTATCTAGACAAAAAAGATAAATTGATAGTTTTCAGTTATATTGTTGTAATTTTACAATGGCTGATATTCAACACCGTAGACGTAGCTTTATTTGATTTTAGGCTAAATACAATTTCGTGGTTGTTTTTCTCTGCACTTTGGGGAGTTGTGTATAGCAGTTCTCGTTTGAATCGGTACGGTGAAGAATTCATTGACCACAGATGA
- a CDS encoding NAD(P)/FAD-dependent oxidoreductase, giving the protein MTDIAIIGAGMAGLICAQRLTEAGYSVLVVEKSRGLGGRLATRRLYGTWADHGACYLKPKGELFGNFVQLLRDRHIVEVWANPTQLDSAPRYIVPAGMSAIAKFLAQGLQIQLNQRVTAINPTPENSWCLTLESNEQLTAKALVLAIPAPQALTLLAPLGEAVLGREFIDNLGSVEFYPSLSAIAGYSATSVELPPWKDRKFTDDPVLGWIGLDSSKRPHPQQPVFVLQSSAKFAELHLETPDLQPVGKDILQKAAQRLALPWLETPEWMQVHRWRYAFPSRPWSNPVLSASSTIPLVCCGDWCGGHLAEDAMISGLAASGEINNYLRQLPLPNLDFFQLFTE; this is encoded by the coding sequence ATGACTGATATTGCTATAATTGGTGCCGGAATGGCTGGTTTAATATGCGCCCAACGGTTAACTGAGGCTGGATATTCGGTGTTGGTTGTGGAAAAGTCCCGTGGTTTGGGGGGACGACTAGCTACACGCCGATTATATGGAACTTGGGCAGATCATGGGGCTTGTTATTTGAAGCCTAAAGGTGAATTATTCGGAAATTTTGTGCAATTGTTGCGCGATCGCCATATCGTAGAAGTGTGGGCAAATCCGACTCAACTTGATTCAGCACCCCGTTACATTGTACCTGCGGGAATGAGTGCGATCGCCAAGTTTCTCGCCCAAGGTTTACAAATCCAACTAAATCAACGTGTCACAGCTATTAACCCCACACCTGAAAATAGTTGGTGTCTGACTCTGGAAAGTAACGAACAATTAACAGCGAAAGCCTTAGTTTTAGCTATTCCCGCTCCCCAAGCTTTGACACTGTTAGCACCATTGGGAGAAGCTGTATTAGGTAGAGAATTTATCGACAATTTGGGTTCTGTAGAATTTTATCCTTCTTTGAGTGCGATCGCTGGATATTCTGCCACATCCGTAGAACTACCACCTTGGAAAGACCGGAAATTTACAGATGATCCTGTTCTGGGATGGATTGGTTTAGATAGTAGCAAACGTCCCCACCCCCAGCAACCTGTATTTGTCTTGCAAAGTAGCGCTAAATTTGCCGAACTGCATTTAGAAACCCCAGATTTACAACCAGTGGGAAAAGATATATTGCAAAAAGCCGCTCAGAGGTTAGCGCTTCCTTGGCTAGAAACACCAGAGTGGATGCAAGTACATCGCTGGCGTTACGCTTTTCCTAGTCGTCCGTGGTCAAATCCGGTATTATCTGCCAGTTCTACCATACCTTTAGTATGTTGTGGTGATTGGTGTGGGGGACATCTCGCCGAAGACGCAATGATTTCTGGACTTGCTGCATCTGGGGAAATTAATAACTACCTGCGCCAGTTACCTCTACCCAATCTGGATTTTTTCCAATTATTTACCGAATAA
- a CDS encoding DUF86 domain-containing protein: MKMNRDLESLLDINHYSCNTILFVSGMTKAEFAEDPKTIAAVMYAVAIMGEATKRLSNEFRSQHSHLPWKELAGLRDRLVHDYKNIDLDILWDVVSVEIPALLVSLAPLLPKKDE; this comes from the coding sequence ATGAAGATGAATAGAGATTTGGAATCCCTGCTCGATATCAATCATTACAGTTGCAATACGATTTTGTTTGTATCGGGAATGACGAAAGCTGAATTTGCAGAAGATCCAAAAACTATCGCAGCAGTGATGTACGCGGTCGCCATCATGGGAGAAGCCACCAAAAGATTATCAAATGAATTTCGGAGTCAGCATTCCCATTTACCTTGGAAGGAACTTGCAGGTTTGCGCGATCGCTTGGTGCATGATTATAAAAATATCGACCTGGATATACTGTGGGATGTGGTTTCGGTGGAAATTCCAGCATTACTGGTGAGTTTAGCACCTTTATTACCGAAAAAGGATGAGTAA
- a CDS encoding M28 family peptidase, with amino-acid sequence MILKERLLNHLRQIARERDPYMATAGHFFVQEYIRQEFAQWESVEIHTFLVRGKSCNNLILNLPCQAGRTKKDLPPILIAAHYDGVPGTPGADDNATGVAVLLELAKKFAAEPIKYPLRLVAFDMEEYGLLGSAEYAALLHEQRQPLRLMISLEMLGYRDFTPNSQRYPSPLERFYPNQGHFIALIGNLRTISDLIGMSRHIRQVGVPSQWLPVPNRGLIVPQTRLSDHAPFWDLGYPAMMVTDTAFLRNPHYHKSSDSISTLDLDFLTGVCEGLEVAIRRL; translated from the coding sequence AGCACGAGAACGCGATCCTTACATGGCGACGGCTGGGCATTTTTTTGTTCAAGAATACATCCGTCAAGAATTTGCCCAATGGGAAAGTGTGGAAATCCACACCTTTTTAGTACGTGGTAAAAGCTGTAACAATCTCATCCTCAATTTACCTTGTCAAGCTGGAAGGACAAAAAAAGATTTACCGCCAATTTTAATTGCGGCTCATTACGATGGTGTACCAGGGACACCAGGGGCGGATGATAATGCTACAGGTGTAGCGGTATTGTTGGAGTTAGCCAAAAAATTTGCGGCTGAACCCATTAAATATCCTTTACGGCTGGTAGCTTTTGATATGGAGGAATATGGGTTGCTGGGTAGTGCTGAATATGCAGCTTTGTTACATGAACAACGGCAACCTCTGCGTTTAATGATATCTCTGGAAATGTTGGGATATCGTGATTTTACCCCTAATTCTCAACGTTATCCATCTCCTCTAGAACGGTTTTATCCCAATCAGGGTCATTTTATTGCTTTAATTGGCAATTTACGCACAATCAGCGACTTAATCGGGATGAGTCGCCATATTCGCCAAGTTGGTGTACCTAGTCAGTGGCTACCTGTGCCGAATCGTGGTTTAATTGTGCCGCAAACTCGGCTCAGTGATCATGCGCCGTTTTGGGATTTGGGTTATCCAGCAATGATGGTGACAGATACGGCATTTTTAAGGAATCCCCATTATCATAAATCGAGTGATAGTATTTCTACTTTGGATTTAGATTTTCTCACAGGTGTTTGTGAAGGTTTAGAAGTGGCTATTCGGCGGTTGTAA
- a CDS encoding iron-containing alcohol dehydrogenase family protein, whose product MPNQLSTQTVSTQTPSSFLTLTVAPGKIIRGSGVLQTASAEITRLGTRPLIIAGNSTQEIAQNNLQAILTKGNTAQSSYGVDCCEASLKALKKTAQEHQADVIIGIGGGKALDTAKLVADQLHLPVVTIPTSAATCAAWTALSNVYSESGAFLYDVALSRCPDLLILDYDLIQTAPQRTLVAGIGDAIAKWYEASVSSGNSQQTLIISAVQQARVLRDILLQKSATALKEPGSEVWQEVVDATVLLAGVIGGMGGAQCRTVAAHAVHNGLTHISGHSSIHGEKVAYGILVQLRLEEMLQSNQLAASARQQLLKFYAEIGLPKNLSDLGLGNITLQELQTAAEIALEPKSDIHRLPFKVALEQLMAAMVSTTAPTDSRDVINRVSTRGMSEEVSE is encoded by the coding sequence ATGCCCAATCAACTTTCTACTCAAACTGTGTCTACTCAAACCCCTAGCTCATTCTTGACGCTGACGGTTGCTCCAGGAAAAATCATTCGTGGTTCTGGAGTGTTGCAGACAGCATCAGCAGAAATTACCCGCTTAGGGACTCGTCCATTAATTATTGCCGGGAATTCGACCCAAGAGATCGCTCAAAACAATTTACAAGCAATTTTAACCAAAGGAAACACCGCTCAGTCCTCCTATGGTGTAGATTGCTGTGAAGCTAGTTTAAAAGCTTTAAAGAAAACAGCCCAGGAACATCAAGCCGATGTAATTATTGGTATCGGTGGCGGTAAAGCCTTGGATACAGCTAAATTAGTCGCTGATCAATTGCATTTACCAGTGGTGACAATTCCCACCTCAGCAGCTACCTGTGCGGCTTGGACTGCCCTTTCTAACGTATATTCTGAGTCGGGGGCTTTTCTCTACGATGTGGCGCTGTCTCGCTGTCCTGACTTATTAATCCTTGACTATGATTTAATTCAAACAGCACCACAACGGACATTAGTTGCCGGAATTGGGGATGCGATCGCAAAATGGTATGAAGCATCAGTGAGTAGTGGTAATTCTCAACAAACCTTAATTATCTCCGCAGTGCAACAGGCGCGAGTTCTACGAGATATATTATTGCAAAAGTCAGCTACAGCCCTGAAAGAACCAGGAAGTGAGGTTTGGCAAGAAGTCGTAGATGCTACCGTGTTACTGGCTGGGGTAATTGGCGGCATGGGTGGGGCGCAGTGTCGCACAGTTGCCGCCCATGCGGTACATAATGGTTTAACTCACATTTCCGGACACAGCAGCATACATGGTGAAAAAGTTGCATACGGTATTTTGGTGCAACTGCGCTTAGAAGAAATGTTACAAAGCAATCAACTAGCGGCATCGGCACGGCAACAATTATTAAAGTTCTATGCAGAGATTGGACTACCAAAGAATTTAAGTGATTTAGGTTTAGGTAACATTACATTACAAGAGTTACAAACAGCCGCCGAAATTGCTTTAGAACCTAAATCAGATATCCATCGACTACCGTTTAAAGTTGCACTAGAACAGTTAATGGCAGCGATGGTTTCTACAACTGCACCAACGGATAGTAGAGATGTGATAAATCGTGTTTCCACTAGGGGAATGAGTGAAGAGGTTTCAGAATGA
- a CDS encoding PstS family phosphate ABC transporter substrate-binding protein, with protein MKATANKLALALGVLVVSTSCATSSNTSSKTPQSANVAQVSDSTKVSQIRIDGSSTVYPITVAIAEAFQQTKQQNKAQITVNFSGTGGGFEKFCAGETDISNASRPILQPEMVACDKNGVRYFELPVAYDALTVAVHPQNDWAKDITIAELKKIWEPAAEGKITRWNQVRASWPNRPLNLYGAGEQSGTFDYFTEAIVGKARASRKDYTASEDDETLVAGINNDPNALGYFGYAYYEQNQDKLKALAVDSGQGAVLPSRETVEKSQYQPLSRPLFIYANFELAQKKPAVKDFLEFYLKNAPQTAISVGYAPLPDEAYNIDYVNFNKGKVGTVFEGEAQLNLTIGELLRKQAKF; from the coding sequence ATGAAAGCAACCGCAAACAAATTGGCTCTCGCTCTGGGTGTGTTGGTTGTGTCTACCAGTTGTGCGACATCATCCAATACATCTAGTAAAACTCCCCAGTCAGCAAATGTGGCTCAAGTGAGTGATTCCACAAAAGTATCGCAGATTAGGATTGACGGTTCTAGTACAGTTTATCCGATTACAGTGGCGATCGCCGAAGCATTTCAACAAACAAAACAACAAAATAAAGCACAAATCACAGTCAACTTCTCCGGTACTGGCGGGGGGTTTGAAAAATTCTGTGCTGGCGAAACAGATATTAGCAACGCTTCTCGACCAATTTTGCAACCAGAAATGGTAGCTTGTGACAAAAATGGCGTAAGGTACTTTGAATTACCAGTAGCCTATGATGCCCTAACTGTGGCTGTCCATCCGCAAAACGACTGGGCAAAAGATATTACAATAGCAGAACTGAAAAAGATTTGGGAACCTGCGGCAGAAGGTAAAATCACCCGTTGGAATCAAGTCCGTGCATCTTGGCCAAATCGTCCCTTAAATTTATATGGTGCTGGTGAGCAGTCTGGTACTTTTGATTATTTCACAGAAGCAATTGTCGGTAAAGCCAGAGCTAGCCGCAAAGATTACACAGCCAGCGAAGATGATGAAACCTTGGTTGCAGGTATTAATAACGACCCAAATGCCCTCGGTTATTTTGGCTATGCTTATTACGAACAAAACCAAGATAAGTTAAAAGCCTTAGCAGTAGATAGTGGTCAAGGTGCTGTTTTACCATCCAGAGAAACAGTAGAAAAATCTCAATATCAACCATTGTCTCGTCCTTTATTTATCTACGCTAATTTTGAGTTGGCACAAAAGAAACCAGCAGTAAAAGACTTTTTGGAATTTTACTTAAAGAATGCACCACAGACAGCAATTTCTGTAGGTTATGCACCTTTGCCAGATGAAGCATATAACATCGATTATGTCAACTTCAATAAAGGCAAAGTCGGAACAGTATTTGAAGGGGAAGCGCAGTTAAACCTAACCATTGGTGAGTTGCTACGGAAACAAGCCAAGTTTTAG
- a CDS encoding aspartate aminotransferase: MNLNWITPAERIQQLPPYVFARLDELKAKAREQGLDLIDLGMGNPDGATPQPVVEAAMAALQNPANHGYPPFEGTASFRRAITNWYNRRYNVILDPDSEALPLLGSKEGLTHLAIAYINPGDVVLVPSPAYPAHFRGPLIAGGKIHSLILKPENNWLIDLAAIPDAVAEQAKILYFNYPSNPTAATAPREFFEDIVAFARKYEILLVHDLCYAELAFDGYQPTSLLEIPGAKEIGVEFHTLSKTYNMAGWRVGFVVGNRHVIQGLRTLKTNLDYGIFAALQTAAETALQLPDVYLHEVQQRYRTRRDFLIEGLGKLGWDIPKTNATMYLWVKCPVGMGSTDFALDVLQQTGVVVTPGNAFGVAGEGYVRISLIADCDRLGEVLHRFKQAGIRYQPEAVVSASQ, translated from the coding sequence ATGAACTTGAATTGGATTACCCCCGCAGAACGCATACAACAGCTACCGCCTTATGTTTTTGCCCGTTTGGACGAATTGAAGGCGAAGGCGCGAGAACAAGGGCTAGATTTAATTGATTTGGGCATGGGAAACCCGGATGGGGCGACACCACAGCCTGTAGTAGAAGCTGCAATGGCGGCTTTACAAAATCCCGCAAATCACGGTTATCCGCCTTTTGAAGGAACTGCTAGTTTTCGCCGTGCCATCACTAATTGGTACAATCGCCGTTATAATGTCATACTTGATCCTGATAGTGAAGCTTTACCGTTACTGGGTTCTAAAGAAGGATTAACTCATTTAGCGATCGCCTATATTAATCCTGGTGATGTAGTTCTGGTTCCTTCTCCCGCCTATCCCGCCCATTTTCGCGGGCCGTTAATTGCTGGGGGAAAAATTCACAGCTTAATTCTTAAACCGGAAAATAACTGGTTAATTGATTTAGCAGCTATTCCCGATGCAGTTGCAGAACAAGCCAAAATTCTTTACTTTAATTATCCCAGTAATCCTACTGCTGCCACCGCACCTCGTGAATTTTTTGAAGACATCGTAGCTTTTGCGCGGAAATACGAAATTCTGCTAGTGCATGATTTATGTTACGCCGAATTAGCCTTTGATGGTTATCAACCCACCAGCTTGTTAGAAATTCCCGGTGCGAAAGAAATTGGCGTAGAGTTTCACACCTTATCCAAAACCTACAATATGGCTGGTTGGCGTGTGGGTTTTGTGGTGGGGAACCGCCATGTGATTCAAGGTTTGCGAACTCTCAAAACCAATTTGGATTATGGCATTTTTGCAGCTTTGCAAACCGCAGCCGAAACAGCTTTGCAATTACCAGATGTGTATTTGCATGAAGTCCAACAGCGCTACCGTACCCGCCGAGATTTTCTCATAGAGGGTTTAGGAAAATTGGGTTGGGATATTCCCAAAACCAACGCCACTATGTATCTGTGGGTGAAATGTCCCGTGGGTATGGGTTCTACAGATTTCGCCTTGGATGTCTTGCAGCAAACTGGCGTTGTTGTCACCCCTGGTAATGCCTTTGGGGTTGCAGGTGAGGGCTATGTACGGATAAGTTTAATTGCAGATTGCGATCGCTTGGGCGAAGTTCTGCATAGATTTAAACAAGCTGGAATCCGCTATCAACCCGAAGCTGTCGTTTCTGCTTCACAATAG
- a CDS encoding YaaW family protein, translating into MDELRAALELATEEELQDLTAILFSRKFNPLDYVHTPEPIEVQSQNHQAWLDTLENRFRFLAADGMTVLRGRTSQVTYRQALIQVCKYLKIPYSAELTTVDLEAELFLHLLGQVWKKLPENEKQKLNQQVQRQLSQSQLKQPLPLLLQRDPLGLLVKGGSALAVTSILQPLVLQQIARQFAIHFAKYQVAQQTAIAGSQAAANQFKGYVALQMARRGMTMNAARYGAVRSVFTFIGPVMWTWFFADLGWRAIATNYGRIIPTIFALAQIRLTRGEYWEPA; encoded by the coding sequence TTGGATGAACTGAGGGCGGCGCTGGAGTTAGCGACAGAAGAGGAATTGCAAGATTTAACCGCAATTCTGTTTAGTCGTAAATTTAATCCCCTAGATTATGTTCATACACCTGAACCGATAGAGGTTCAAAGCCAAAATCATCAAGCTTGGTTAGATACATTAGAAAATCGATTTCGGTTTTTAGCAGCAGATGGGATGACGGTATTAAGGGGGCGCACAAGTCAAGTAACTTACCGTCAAGCATTAATTCAAGTATGTAAGTATCTCAAAATTCCCTATTCTGCTGAACTGACAACCGTTGATTTAGAAGCTGAGTTATTTTTACATCTATTAGGGCAGGTGTGGAAAAAATTGCCGGAAAATGAGAAACAAAAATTAAATCAACAGGTGCAACGTCAGTTGTCTCAGTCACAACTAAAACAACCTTTACCATTGTTATTGCAGCGTGATCCTTTGGGACTACTTGTGAAAGGTGGTAGCGCTTTGGCAGTTACTTCGATTCTTCAACCGTTGGTTTTGCAACAAATAGCCCGGCAATTTGCGATTCATTTTGCTAAATATCAAGTAGCTCAACAGACTGCAATTGCTGGTTCTCAAGCGGCTGCTAACCAATTTAAAGGCTATGTAGCTCTACAAATGGCGCGACGGGGTATGACGATGAATGCGGCTCGTTATGGGGCTGTTAGAAGCGTTTTTACCTTTATTGGGCCAGTGATGTGGACTTGGTTTTTTGCAGATTTAGGATGGAGAGCGATCGCTACTAACTATGGTCGCATTATTCCCACCATATTTGCTTTAGCACAAATTCGTCTCACCCGTGGGGAATATTGGGAACCAGCTTGA
- a CDS encoding Ycf51 family protein produces MLTTSDFFQYAQWSGIATLVFGAIAVLAFILKWGIRFRLVGTTGFMLVLTGGLFALSLVPLSRTVIPGAVKYTLVYDNASTQTVIATSPNITPYQLEATLRQAASNLYSFGRLGSRSNNQLTIRARTVIHPEPGVSVPLFLGQIKRTLASREDADMDIEIYLEKFDQLPNSATS; encoded by the coding sequence ATGCTTACAACATCTGACTTTTTTCAGTATGCCCAATGGTCGGGTATCGCCACTCTGGTATTCGGTGCGATCGCCGTTCTGGCTTTTATACTCAAATGGGGTATCCGCTTTCGGCTGGTAGGTACAACTGGCTTTATGCTGGTGCTGACGGGTGGTTTATTTGCTCTCTCGTTGGTTCCTCTGAGTCGCACTGTCATTCCAGGCGCTGTAAAATACACTCTCGTTTATGATAATGCTTCTACACAAACTGTAATTGCAACATCACCTAATATTACCCCCTACCAATTAGAAGCAACTTTACGTCAAGCGGCTAGTAACCTTTATTCTTTCGGTCGCTTAGGTTCACGCTCAAACAATCAACTAACGATTCGCGCTCGCACCGTTATTCATCCTGAACCAGGGGTTTCTGTACCTCTGTTCTTGGGTCAAATTAAGCGCACATTGGCTAGCCGTGAAGATGCGGATATGGATATCGAAATTTACTTGGAAAAATTCGATCAATTACCTAATTCTGCTACTTCATAG
- a CDS encoding nucleotidyltransferase family protein, with translation MTKAETETVKQLAIALPMNAIQSFCQRWQIVELSVFGSILRDDFNAESDVDFLYALKTNTRWRLSDLIDAEEELEKMLSRKVDLVGKTTIEQSHNWLRKQNILSSAKVIYEDE, from the coding sequence ATGACCAAAGCAGAAACAGAAACAGTTAAACAATTAGCAATCGCCCTACCAATGAATGCCATTCAATCCTTTTGTCAACGCTGGCAGATTGTTGAATTATCAGTATTTGGCTCAATTTTACGCGATGATTTCAATGCTGAGAGCGATGTGGATTTTTTGTATGCCCTCAAAACTAATACTCGCTGGAGATTATCAGATTTAATTGATGCTGAAGAAGAATTAGAAAAAATGCTCAGTCGAAAAGTTGATTTAGTGGGGAAAACGACTATTGAACAGAGTCATAATTGGCTCCGAAAACAGAATATTCTTTCATCTGCAAAAGTTATTTATGAAGATGAATAG
- a CDS encoding ArsR/SmtB family transcription factor encodes MSLIPTPSATNSHLIAAGFHALSDPIRIGVLELLRKQEQCVCDLCDALGVSQSKLSFHLKTLKEARLVNARHEGRWIYYSLNLPQFSILEAYLAEYSRLGQISPARCCDNFS; translated from the coding sequence ATGTCGCTGATACCTACCCCCTCTGCTACCAATTCTCATTTAATTGCTGCTGGCTTTCATGCACTTTCTGACCCCATCAGAATTGGCGTATTGGAACTGTTACGAAAGCAAGAACAATGTGTGTGTGATTTGTGCGATGCTTTGGGGGTGAGTCAGTCCAAGTTATCTTTTCACCTCAAAACTCTCAAAGAAGCCCGCTTAGTTAACGCCCGTCACGAAGGACGCTGGATTTATTACAGTTTAAATTTGCCGCAATTTAGCATCTTAGAAGCATATTTAGCCGAGTATAGCCGATTAGGGCAAATATCTCCGGCGCGTTGTTGTGATAACTTTTCCTGA
- a CDS encoding DNA methyltransferase — translation MPKNSNLSLLDKDSLFIPSSFERITLYEKFKFKIIHNCYLDRTLVSFQANKQSPFSSWFKYREGFSERLVTYLLKEFQPQPGIMLDPFSGSGSSLFAANALNWQTIGIEVLPVGITVCINFISSFIQNQEVCATQNM, via the coding sequence ATGCCGAAAAATTCAAATTTATCATTACTAGATAAAGATTCCCTATTTATTCCTTCTTCCTTTGAAAGAATTACTTTGTATGAAAAATTTAAATTCAAGATTATTCACAATTGTTATTTAGATAGAACATTAGTGAGTTTTCAAGCTAATAAGCAGTCTCCATTTTCTTCCTGGTTCAAGTATCGGGAAGGTTTTTCAGAACGTTTAGTTACTTATCTTTTAAAAGAATTCCAGCCACAACCAGGTATAATGCTCGATCCATTTTCTGGTTCTGGGTCATCTTTATTTGCTGCAAATGCTTTGAATTGGCAAACTATAGGAATTGAAGTTTTACCTGTAGGAATAACTGTTTGCATAAATTTTATTTCCTCTTTTATCCAAAATCAAGAAGTTTGTGCAACACAGAATATGTGA
- a CDS encoding ArsJ-associated glyceraldehyde-3-phosphate dehydrogenase, producing MKIRVGINGFGRIGRLALRAAWGWPELEFVHINEIKGGAVTAAHLLKFDSVHGRWTPEVEAEGERVLIDGKPLSFSDYAKPGEVPWDELGVDLVLECSGKFRTPATLDPYFKRGVQKVIVAAPVKEEALNIVMGVNDHLYQPEKHHLLTAASCTTNCLAPVVKVIHEGLGIKHGIITTIHDNTNTQTIVDAPHKDLRRARATSLSLIPTTTGSATAIGLIYPELNGKLNGLAVRVPLLNASLTDCVFEVVRPTTVDEVNSLLKAASEQAPLKDILGYEERPLVSIDYKDDPRSSIIDALSTMVVNETQVKILAWYDNEWGYANRMVELARKVALSF from the coding sequence ATGAAAATTCGTGTAGGAATCAACGGATTCGGTAGAATTGGACGGTTGGCTCTGCGGGCTGCGTGGGGTTGGCCAGAATTAGAATTTGTTCATATCAATGAAATTAAAGGTGGGGCTGTAACGGCCGCACACTTGCTGAAGTTTGATTCTGTCCACGGACGTTGGACACCAGAAGTAGAAGCGGAAGGGGAACGTGTCTTAATTGACGGTAAACCTCTGAGCTTTAGTGATTATGCCAAACCAGGCGAAGTTCCTTGGGATGAGTTGGGTGTTGATTTGGTGCTGGAATGCTCTGGTAAATTCCGCACACCTGCGACTCTTGACCCCTATTTTAAAAGAGGGGTACAAAAGGTAATTGTCGCTGCGCCAGTTAAGGAAGAAGCTTTAAATATTGTCATGGGGGTGAATGACCACCTTTATCAGCCGGAAAAACATCATCTGCTGACTGCTGCTTCCTGTACTACTAACTGTTTAGCCCCAGTAGTCAAGGTAATTCATGAAGGTTTGGGGATTAAGCATGGAATTATTACTACCATCCATGACAATACCAATACTCAAACTATTGTTGATGCACCTCATAAAGATTTGCGTCGGGCGCGGGCTACGAGTTTATCTCTGATTCCCACAACTACAGGATCAGCAACCGCAATTGGTTTGATTTATCCTGAACTTAACGGTAAGCTCAACGGTTTAGCTGTGAGAGTGCCATTACTGAATGCTTCTTTAACAGACTGTGTGTTTGAAGTTGTGCGACCAACCACAGTAGATGAAGTTAATAGTTTGTTGAAAGCAGCATCTGAACAAGCACCACTTAAAGATATTTTGGGTTATGAAGAGCGTCCTTTAGTATCTATTGATTACAAAGATGATCCTCGTTCTTCGATTATTGATGCTCTCTCCACAATGGTGGTGAATGAAACTCAAGTCAAAATCCTGGCTTGGTATGACAATGAATGGGGTTATGCGAATCGCATGGTTGAACTGGCTCGTAAGGTTGCATTGAGTTTTTAG